The Monodelphis domestica isolate mMonDom1 chromosome 5, mMonDom1.pri, whole genome shotgun sequence DNA segment AAATAAAATCTGACATTGATTAGATTTCAGCTGGGAGATCTAGGCCCAGAGGTGCCCTGTGAATGTGAGTGAGATAAGGCTATGGAGCATGGAAAAGAGTAATAAGGTCCATGTATCTGGGTTATGGGCATGGTGAAGGGGATAGGGCATGAAGTCATTGGAGGAGAGAGCCTACAGCAGGGAGGAGCTGTCAGGGAGGAGGAGCGGGAAAATTTCAATAGAAAGGGATCTTGATAACTTTGGGGAGGACTGAAGTCAGGAGCTAGATTTCAAGGAATTAGGAAAAGAATGGATAAGACTAATATAGACAGCTCTAGAAGGTGAGAGCCCAAAGCGCTCAAAGCAAAGATTATGGTTGGAAAAGacaatgggaaagaaaagaaagaggaaaaaatatttattaagcacccactatgtgccagatattatgCTACTTGATTTACAAATAGCacataattgtgtgtgtgtgtgtgtgtgtgtataaaatttgATGAGCCAATGGTATCAAGAAGTACCTTCAAGAATTGGAAGTTATCCTGATGAGGAGAGGGTAgtcttgttcttcttggccccaaaaggaagaataaggaaaagtAGGAGAAAGCTACAGAGGCTAGTTTTGGAATTAGATTTGAGTGGCTTTGTGATGTAGTGAGCTCTCCATCGCCGGAGTTATTCAGGTAGAGATTAGCTGGCTGATCACCTCAGGAGTGCCACAGAGGGGATTCCTGCAAATAAGGAAGAGAAGCCTAGCTGCCTTCTAAGGTCTGTTCCAGTTGCTTATACCCAGGCCTTGGTGACTGCCCCCTAGAGACTTGGTTTAGCTTGAGACCTCAGGCTATACTGGGGAATTCCTGCCAACTGCTGCTTCTTGGTGCCTTGAATATCCATGGACAGTGGAGTCTCAGAAAAGATTGTGACAATGTtaggaaaagaaaacagataCAGCCAGAAGGATATGGAGAGTGGTCCTTGGGATGATACCATGCCATATCACAGGGTGGGCATTTTCTATCTGTGCCCTTCCAGAAATCCAGAGCAAACgtcaggaaaggaaaaggagaagtacAGCAAACCCAGCATATAGTGGCCTCCTGGAGACCGAGGTGAGCGAGTGTCTCTATATTGGGCATCGGGAGGTGGTAGCCAAGGAGGACCCTGGCAATGTCCTAGAAATGGCCCTGCCTGGGTTTAAGTCCTCTCCCTGTCCCCATACCCCAAGACCCCTTCAGGCTGGCAATATGAAGTGACTCCTCCTAGAGAACCCCAAAAAGTCCAGCTAAGTATCCTGGACAGGGTGCTGCACTCAAATCCCACCTGTGGTGATGACAATATCTGGGACCCTAGGTACCATTTAGGTACCACCCagttcctcagtttcctgaaagGGTCCTCGGAGATTAGAGTcccaccttctcattttacagaagatatAACTGAAATCATtgctgttaaatgacttgtccagggaaaGTCGGAGTTGAACCCAGACTCTGACTCTGCACCaagttctttccactataacaGGCACATGCATGGTATGCATCTAGCCAGTGGATGTCTTGGCATTAACTCAGGACTCTACCATCTCTGGTGGCTAGGCTGGAGTTgcttcttgggggagggggggagagatcTGCAAAATGATGGGGGGAAGCCCAGATTCTCTTTGTGGCTTGCCCAGAACCCAAACTCTGATCCCTGGCTTTGCCCAAGCCCTTTGCCATCCAAGATCTTCCTCAAGTCTTGGCAGAGcaggtgggaagggaagaaggtcTGTCTAGACATTTCTGGAGCAATGGGATAAGCCCTCAGTTTAAAGTCAAAGGAGCCAGATTGAGGGATGCTCCTGGGTGCCTCTCCATGGGTGAGGAGGAGCTGGGGACAAAGAAGAATTTTGGAGGGGCCAGCTCTTGGAGTAGCCAGGGGTAATCATGCAGGCTTTCTCCTCTGCAGAGGAAACGCCTGGCATCCAACTACCTAAACAGCCCTTTGTTCCTGTCCACAAGAGGTGAGTGGCCTGTCCCTGGTCCCTGAGTGCATGAAGGATGGGGCCTGGTGGGACCTGTTTTCTGGTCAGACTGGTGCACTTGGCAGCATGCTGAGTCATTGCAAGAATGTAAGCCAAGCCCCTAAAGATTTCCAATCCCTTTAACCAGTTGTCTCCCCTGCTTCTCCTCTCCTGCCATCTCCCACTGCCATCCGCATCTCTTGACTTTGTTGTTTAGAGTAGCATTTACAGTTCTCAAATTGTTCTCCCTGCCTGCCTTGTCCCCCTTGCCCTGCCAGTCCAACACAATAGATAAAGGCCTGAGGCTCAGTGGGGAGCTGGCAATACCTGGACATCCTGGCCACCTGTGCCAAAGGAGCTTGAGAGAGGAGCTTCCACTGACCTTGTCGGGTTCCTGGGTTTTGAACTGGTCACCTCCAAGGCCAGATTCTTGATCTCTCACAATGGAACACCAGCCCAATCAccaccctctctgggcctcatgtCCTCTATTACTTAAATGAAGGGTGGGCAGGTGAGAAGCTCTTGTGGTCGTCTTTGGGCCAGGACGCTCCCTACTTTCACTGCGGTGTCCCTGCACATACCATCCATTGCTTACCTGGGCCTGAGCTCAAGGTGGATGTGCTCCATCCCCTGCCTTTTCCCTCCCTGCTCAGGCCTTGCCTTCTGAGAACTTCACCTCACTAACGTCTTCATTCTCCACTAACTATTCTCTGCCCTTCTTCCATGCATTAGCAAATGAGGATCCGTGCTGGAAGGTATGTGTTACCCAATGTGAATCACccttgtgtgagtgtgtgtgagagacagacagacagagacagagagagacagatagagacagacagacagacagacacagagagagacacacagacagacagagacagacaaacagacacacagacagagacacaggcaGACACacggacagagacagagagagagaacgagagtaTACCTTGGGGGCTTGGTGTTTGGGAACAGGCTGCTCCTCATCAGGTGGGGGATAGCAGGGACCCATTTGAGTTCAGCTTTGGTTGGTGAGTGTTCAGGGAGTTGAGCTTTGGGTGAGGCAGGCATAATTCTGGGAAACACTTTCCAATGCCGTGGACAGCCTCAGGAGAGGTGGGCATCCACTCGGAGTGGTCCCCAGGTAGATTGTGTGATACCTGAGAGTGGGAACATCGTTCATCTATGGGGCAGACTAGAGGGAGGGCATGGAGGTCCCTCATTACTGAGACATGGAGGCTCTGGGttttcatttctgtatatttgtatttccaagcAATGGTCAGAAGCAGGAAAGCCTTCTTGGCTCATCCTTTGTCCTTTAAAATCCCTCTAAAATGCCTGTGCCTAGTTCCTTGCCTCAACAAATAGACAGCTGGAGCCATGGCAGGACTCTCCCATCATTCTGGGAACTTTTCAAGGCTTTGGGCTCTGCATTTCAGATACCAAGAGTCAGCTCGGGGTCCCTGGACATCCATCATGGGAATCAGTAATGGATGTGGGGAGCCCACAGCCGTGTGTGGGGCGAGCTGGTTCCTAGACActggctggctgtgtgaccttgggcaagtccctcaaactctatgagcctcagttcctcctctcGGCTCCCCTGGACTTCCGAGTGCCAGCTGGTAGTCAGAGGCCACAGAAGGATCTCGGCTCCTCTGGCTGAAGAATGGCAATGTCCTGACCTTCCACTAGCCGGCACCCTACAGGGTCAAAGTGCTAGGTTGGAAGTCCAAATTCTCTCACCTCCTGACTTCAGCAAATCATTCCATCATTCCCCCTgacaggcctcagtttcctcctctgtaaaggaGTGGAACGGGATGATCCCTAAAGGCAGTTCCAGCTCAGTCCTGTGAGTTCCATTGTACAGAAGGAGAAATTAGGGCTCAGGGGAgaaaaatgatttgcctaggatcccTGCCTCTCTGGCTTGTGTTCTTCAGCTCCAAAATCCAATGGACCTCTACCTGGAGAGGCTGAGGGCAGCATTAGCTAGTGGGAGAAGGAACTTTGGGACTTCAGGGCCTGGAAGGCACCGGGCACATCTTTATTCTGAGTGGGTCCACCGCCTCTTTCAGAGAAATTGAGGAGGAAGGGcactgcagatgaggaaacaggctcctGGGGTTAGGATGTTAGGTACCCTGGAGATGGAGCCAGAGGACCCGACTTCAAATGCCAGCCCTGCCCTCATCCATGGAACCTCTGTGCACCTCTATTTCTCAATGAGGAGTTTGGCCTGGAGCCTCACCAGCTCCCATCTGAGCTTCCACAGTCATGGGTTTAGTAAGGGGCAGACCTGAGACTTGGCACAAGACCTCGAGATCTGTCTCCTTCAGTGACCAGGGGCTGGAGCTGGGCTGTGGGCAAGGGAGGTTTGTTCTCTCAATCTGGCCCCTTCTCCTCACAGCCTCAGGAAACAGCAAGCCCGTGCCTTGGAAGCACCTCCTCTTGCTGCCCCGTTCTAGCCTCaacccttcctcctctctttttcagAATGAGATCCCCCACGAGGAGGTGTGTGAGATATGTAAGAGAGGCACCGACCTGCAGCCTTGTGGCACCTGCCCAGGAGCCTACCACCTCAGCTGCCTCGACCCCCCACTCAAAACTGCACCCAAGGGTGTCTGGGTGTGTCCCAAGTGCCAAGAGAAGGTAGGGTTGGTCAGGGGCAGGGAGAGGAGAGATGTACCCAGGTAGGACAGGGGAGGAGCCTAACACTGGACACTGGGGGAAGGAGTCAGGGAGAGCCCATTTCTCCAAATGGCTCTAGATAGCAGTGCTGGACCCAGGCGTGAGCATCCACAGGCTAAAGCATATCCAGAAGAGAAATTCCTAAGGGAATTCCTCAGCTTTAGGCTGAGGggtcctagagaagagaagactctggACACTCAAGACTGTCGTGGAGAAGAGGGTCATGCCCTGGCACCAGAGGGCGGAGCTAGGAGGACAGGGACAGAGATTTGGGCTAGCCTTTCCCAGCTTGTGGCAAAGGATTCCCCTCCATGCACAACCTTAGTAGCTATTCTCAGGATGCAGGGtttctctcccatctctaggcctttgtTCACTATGTTCTACATCATGCcaagaattctttctctctctctctctctctctctctctctctctctctctctctctctctctctctctctctctctctgtctctctctctctctctctctgtctctctccctccctctctctctctctctctctctctctctctctctctctctctgtctctctccctctctctctctctctctctctgtgtctctctccctctctctctctctctctctctctctctctctctctctcggtgtgtgtgtgtctctgtctctgtctctgtctctctctctctctctctctctctctctctctgtgtctctctctctctctctctctctttctcttctctctctttctatctttctgtcccgctctctcctctcttctctctcctctcttcacttctctgtctctccctgtctccccatctcttctctctccatctctttctctgtatgtctgtctcttgGGTGTCGGTGTCTCGGGCACCCAGTAGATACTGAGTACTGCTTCCCAACATTGGAGCTGTCTGGAAGAATGGACATCCCCTTCTCTATAAACCAGGGCCTCTGTCTCCCTGGATACACAGGGAGGGCAGCAAggacttgagtcaggaaaaccataGCCTGTGTTCTATGTCCACTCAGGTCTCCAGCCTTCCTCCCTGGGGCCAACTTCCCCTGGAGCTGTCTAGTTTGTTAACAACCTTCTCAGTCAAGGCCAGATTGGCCTGGCTTGGCTCAGGACTAGATTAGCTGTCCAGGGATCTGGGTGGCAGGAGCATTGGATCTCACCACCAATCTCATCTGGACCTATTTGTGTAGGCTGCTCCGAATTCCTGGGCCAGGGAAGGTGGGCTCTTGCCAATGTCCCACAAGCTGTCCTGCTCAGGCCTCCTCTCCTGGGGTTCCCTCCTGGACCAGGTCCTCACATCTGctccttcccatctttctttcAGGTATtgaataaagatgaaaatgttCCCTGGACAGGAATGCTGGCCATTGTTCACTCCTACGTCACCCACAAAACAGGTAGGAGGCTGACCAGGCTGGCTGAACATCATTGAGCCTCTGGCAGGGGGAAGAAGTAATTGCCCCTAGATCTGGGGACTGGTCTGCCCCTGCCTCCTGCCTGCTGGGGCCCTGAGTAGCCCCAGCTGGGTCTGGCTCCATCTCCCAGGAGGTACAGGAAGGGACTCTGGCTGGGACAGTGCTAGAACAGTGAGGAAAAGACTCATGGCTCCAGACCTGGCAGGGACCTTCACCATACAGAAGACAGAACTGAGGCctagggaaaggaaggaacttACTTACTCAAGATCccaggacagaactaggagttCAGTCCAGACCCAGACCTCCCCTTCTGTGTCCAGAACTCCCTCCTACCCAGAGCTTTGTGCCATCTTTGGACAGAGGAGTGGTTGAGGCCCATGTAGGACGCATAGGAGCCAGGCCCGACTCAGGAGCCCAGACTCCCATTCGGGGGGTCCCGCCACCCCTGTGGGTCACACACTGCCCTCTCGAGAATCTGGCGACAGGTGGCTGGTACCATGGTACAGATAAACCCAATCTTCACCCACTCGTAGCTGGGCAGGAGAGGGCAGAGCAAAGGTCCAAGCATGGACCTTTGATACTCTCATCCCTGGGCAGAGGAGGCCGGAGAAGCTGATTCCTTCTGATGGCCCCGGAGGCAGGGACAAGGCTAATGGGTGTTATGGAAACCCTGGTAATCTTCCTGTTGAGTCTTTTGAACCCAGCAGTCAGAGACAGAAGGATTAGGGCAGTGGCCAcctacccccattttacaggggaggagaCTAAGGTTTCTAGGATGGAATAATGGGCCTGAAGAATCCCAGCTTAGATGAGCCCAGGTTCTCTGACGCCTAATCCAAAGTTTTGGGCCTGTTTCAGCCCTGCTCCTGTTCTTTAGGCCCTGAGGGCCAGGCGAGTGGGAGCTTGACCCAAAGGTCTCATCATTTCTATGACTTGGCCATTCAGATTTGGGGGAAGTCCAGAGATGGTCAGTTGCCTCCTGCCAGCCCAGCCTGCCTCTGGAGCCTGTGACTGACCCAGGGTGGGGTCTTCTTGTCTCCTAgtcaaagaagaagagaagagaaatctcTTAAAGAGGGGTAGCGAGCTAAAGAATGAGCACAGACAGCTGGAAGAGAAGGATCGGCTCCTGAGCACAGCTGTGAAGGTGAGCTCTGGGACAGGCTTGGGACAGCCCAGATAAGCCCAGCTCTGCCTAGCCTAGCTCAGGACAGGTGCTTAGCTGGCCTCTGCCCTTCACCCTCTGGGCTCCAGGCTCAGGGATCCAAGTTGGCAAACGCAGGCTCTCTTTATGAATCATCCATTTAGCAAACACACATAACATACCTGCATATGGTGCTAGGGAAGATGGAAGCTTTAGCTAGGACATGCTCCCTGCCCTTGTGGAATGCTGTCTAATACCAGGATATTGCCCAAATATTAGTCACTCATCCCACATTTTCTGAGCATCTATTGTGTGCAGAGCACTGCTTTGGGGCAAACTCAAAGTTTAGAAAAGACAGTAAACGTTTCTGGGAATTACCCTTTCGAGAGGCAGAGGGGGGGTGACCATAATCAGTTAGAATCCTGGAATATAGCTTATCATGGTGGTagctttttgctttttattaagCTTTCAGTCCACGAAAACACCCCGGAATCTTTTTTGTAGGAAGTATCATTGAGTCCTTCCTCCATCTTGTTCTGAGCAATTGAAGTTTTGAACCCAAGCACGGGACTTTACATTTGGCAAAGTAAAAGCCCATCTCATAGGCTAGTCTGTATTTCACCTGTGTCTCTCTGGAATGGCAGTCCCCCCAGCCTGACAGCCTGTCAAGGGCGTTGTTTGCTTCACTTCTCAACTCCAGTTTGTTAGATAAACCAAACTGCTTCTCTTCCAGCACAAAGGTTTTAATAGCTCCTGTTCCTAGACCTCTAAGGTCTTTCTGGGCAATAATCCCAGGAAATGGGTTACATGCAGATTAGCCTctatttgacagttgaggaaattggggcaCTAAAAAGCAGCAGAGCAGGTTCCCATACCCACCTTCCCCTCCTGCGGGCTTTTCTCAGGtatctattggggggggggggtgaggtggGTAATGGCTCTGCCATTGTACAGACCATAATTACTGCCTGGGTCTTTTTGCCTTCAGACCAGGGGAGGGCTCCAAACTCCATCCCACAGTGGCCAGACTGAGGCacagaaggggaggagaaggccACCAAGCAGGGTGACATCTTTATCTTCTCTCTGTTCCCCTTGGACAGAAATGCCTGGAGCTCAAGACCAACCTGCTCGCCCAGCGGAAGGGGGCCCAATCATCCCTGGAGCGGCTTCGGGCTCTCCTCCGGTTGATACAGAATGAGCAGATGCTTCAGGTCACCATGACCACCACTACTGCCTCTGCCTCCTCCCTACTGGCTGTGCCTTGGATCAAGCCAGCCTCCACCTCCGCCACAATGGCCATGCACACAGCCCTCCAGCAGGCCCAGGGAAacaactgaggcccagtgaggaGTGGACCCCATGGGGTGAGGGGCACTGGGGAGTGGGCATCCAGACAATGAGCCTACACAAAGACCCACCTGTCACATATCCCCCATTAAGGGGCCAGCTCCTTAGTGGACCTCTGGTCACCTAGGGCTGTTTGCTTCTGTCCTCTGGTCAAGATGTcatgaaaaaagagaaggaaggaaaggaggggaggggaatgaggggcaagagagaaaggggaagggacaagagaaaaaaaggagaaaaggaggaagcaagaaatggaagaaagagggaagaagggaaggactaTAGGGacgaaaggaaggaaaaaggaaagaaagaaggaatagacACATGGAAATCTTCCACCATAGTGATGTGCAGACATCTTGATAGGGGTTTAGTTTGGAGAGAATTTAAAATACAAGACTTAGTTGATTATTAGTAAGGTAGTTGGCATTAGAACCATCTGGGGTAAGAGAAATTGGGGAGCAACCTTTCCTGGGACTTACACAGTGAAGGGAAGACCCATCATCAGTGAGTTGTGCCCCTTGACTCAGGTTTTGTAGACCACAGGTGGGTGGGTGTTGGATTTGGGGTTGAAGCTGCTCATAATTATTGTGTGGACACCAGCAGAGTAAACCCCTCCACACATCCTCTGCCCCTTTTATCAGGATCCTTTCAGAGAATAGCTGGCATTTCCATTGAAGGCCCCTCAAAAGCCAAGCAGACACCAAGTTAGCATTTCTAATGACATTGAGACTTCTCTGTGAGGACCTTCAGAAGCATGGAATGAGCTATGACTGTGAACCCCTTCATTTTTGCAGGTCCTTTTGACTTCTTTTGCTATTGATGTATTTTTCTTCTGGAGTTTGGGGGCGTGATGGAGCATAGACCGGACATTGGAGCTTTTCGGCAGGATTTGGGGGCTTTCAATCATTTGACTTTGGGGTTGAAGCCTTAGATGGGGGGtgttgtttttcctttgaaagagccaataaatattccatttttttccgTTTCTTGCCAGTATGGACACTATGCCAAAAAATACTTTTACATTTTTGTACTGTGTTTTTATTGCAAAGATATTtaatgtgaaggaaaaaaaatcgcTGATCTTTCTCTGCAGGGACATCACTGCTCTTTGGCCAAGGACAAAGGTTGATCTGCCTCTGGGGGAGAGAGGCAGTCCCTTAAAGGGATCCAGAGACTCTCTAAGGCTGGGGTGGGCTGGatcagggaagaaagagaaaaggaggattGGGCTGTAACATTTCAAGGCTTTGCAGAAGCCCTGAGTCCTTTGGCCAGTAAACATTTAGTGGCCAAAGCTTCCATGGGAAAACCCTGAAGCTTCAGATGTTTCACAAATATTCTGAGAGTTTAAGGATCAGCCCTGGGGCCTTCTGAAGCCAACCCTGAGATGGACCTGGCACTCATCAGCTTTTGCCTGGCCATTGCCAAATTTTATCATGTCCACCCACTCAGATAAGCTATGTGGCCTCTTGACAAGATGCGGGATGGGTCTTCTGCCTCTGCAGATCCCACAGTGCCATATCCCATGAGACCCTCCCAGGAGCCTCAAGCCAGGGGCTTGGCCTTGACTAACCTGTCAGCTGAGAACAGCGCATGGGCCCTGTGACCATTTTCACCATTCCGGGAGAAACTGTGCAGAACGTATGATACAGATCTATTTTAATACACTTAACACTGGGGTTGAACaagatttttatattcttttattgaCGAACAAAGTGGATTAAAGAAATGCCATTGTTATACTATGTTGGTGATTGTTTGCCAATATTTATATGCATCACAAGGGGGCTTGCAGTAGGACCTTTGGTTCAGGTTTCAcggtcttttctttcttctggggGGATCTGATGGCAGGATATGTGCGGCCAGTCCCACTGGTGCTGCAGTCCTGGGACTGGTCGTGCGTAGGCTTTgctttgggttttggtttttccGCTTTGGTTCAGTTTGGCAAAAGGGGACTGTCCTGTGGATAGTGCACATAGAGGAAAAAAAGTGTTTGTCTTAAATATGCTTCTGTAGTTTTAATTCTTTATGATGCATTAAACTCAATTGACAATTTCAGAGGCTTGTGGTGGTTTCTGGCTTTCCCCGCCACGGTGTCGACAATCCAGGAGCTGGCAGGCCCAGTCTCAGGAGAAGGACCTGCAGTGAGAGCGAGAGTGCTAAAAGATGAGGCTGGtcccatctctctggctgtccacAAGGTCAGAAAGGTGGGACAACTGAACTTCAGGGGCAAAAGGAAGACTTAAATGGAGGCTTGAGCCTCTTCAATGAAGACATCTGGAAGCTCTAGGCAGAGAAGGCTGTATGCTGAAGCACAAGAGAGCCAGATGAGCCCTCTTGGGTCAAAGCCAGGGATTCCAGTGCTCCCAGGAtcctgggagggggtggggagaggagggatcTCCTCTGGGTGCCCCTGGGGAAGCTGCCTGGGACACAAGGCACAGAGATGGCCACTGATGACATTTCCCAAGGTGAGCCACTGCTTCTTCCTTACCATTGCCTGATTCTTCCCCTGTTTGTAAAAGCTGAGACCCTCAGAAGCAGAGAAGACCTCAGCGATCCTTCTGGTAGCCCTTTATCCTGGGGGGGGAAGTTCTCCAGGAGGAAGAACCGACCCTCTCCCTAGGACCCAAGTGATAACACTAATAAAGAGCTAGTGTTTACACAACACCATTGCTGGGCCTTTGCTCATCATTTTACAAGGACCTCATAAGCCTG contains these protein-coding regions:
- the PHF21B gene encoding PHD finger protein 21B isoform X2, whose protein sequence is MRHGEPQNGDLKKQLPERHSRLATLNERQALGTIAAVPIKVPQVSSLHRLAGQGPAALPQVRPKTLIPDSLPISPCRERLSKQTATFQKATVVSIKNPSPALPISNNTVSQPGAEPAALASSLSGAGVAYAIISTSPSNAASSIKPNSATAATTVSMVSDSIKVQPLLISADNKVIIIQPQVQPQPDCKVETQKPSEESSQGAQASKKKREAPPEAQENPEKIAFMVALGLVTAEHLEEIQSKRQERKRRSTANPAYSGLLETERKRLASNYLNSPLFLSTRANEDPCWKNEIPHEEVCEICKRGTDLQPCGTCPGAYHLSCLDPPLKTAPKGVWVCPKCQEKVLNKDENVPWTGMLAIVHSYVTHKTVKEEEKRNLLKRGSELKNEHRQLEEKDRLLSTAVKKCLELKTNLLAQRKGAQSSLERLRALLRLIQNEQMLQVTMTTTTASASSLLAVPWIKPASTSATMAMHTALQQAQGNN